A stretch of the Campylobacter sp. 19-13652 genome encodes the following:
- the yajC gene encoding preprotein translocase subunit YajC, which translates to MENNANILTSILPLVVLFAIFYFLVIRPQQKQQKAHAKMLSELTKGDKIVTNGGLYAEVIKAEEDFIKAKLNDDVIVRIDRNFVARKIEKVESAQG; encoded by the coding sequence ATGGAAAACAATGCAAATATTCTAACTTCAATTCTCCCCCTAGTGGTGCTTTTTGCTATATTTTATTTTTTGGTTATCAGGCCTCAGCAAAAGCAACAAAAAGCTCATGCAAAAATGCTAAGTGAGCTTACAAAGGGCGATAAAATCGTAACAAATGGTGGACTTTATGCTGAAGTGATAAAAGCTGAGGAGGATTTTATCAAAGCTAAGCTTAATGATGACGTAATAGTGCGAATCGACCGTAATTTTGTCGCTCGCAAGATAGAAAAGGTTGAGAGCGCACAGGGATAA
- the lptE gene encoding LPS assembly lipoprotein LptE: MRIFLAIFFVFIMAGCGYRPIASISNDVFNDSVFVNVKIDKKEPKNSVWITDAVKEGMLSRLGLALSNDENASSRIDVAINSLEYTSLSYDELGYITAYKVTLNLGFKTTLKDGSIVEKNTVGEHDFSVSRKIKNTRFADSVISDAERFEAIKEASKEAFDEYISYLAIIGLKGK, translated from the coding sequence TTGAGAATTTTTTTGGCTATATTTTTTGTTTTTATAATGGCAGGTTGTGGCTATCGTCCGATAGCTTCTATCTCAAATGATGTTTTTAATGATAGCGTTTTTGTAAATGTAAAAATCGACAAAAAAGAGCCAAAAAATAGCGTGTGGATAACCGATGCCGTAAAAGAGGGTATGCTAAGCCGCTTGGGCTTAGCTCTAAGCAATGATGAAAATGCCTCTTCAAGGATAGATGTGGCGATAAATTCGCTTGAATACACCTCTTTATCCTATGATGAGTTGGGTTATATTACAGCTTATAAGGTTACTTTAAACTTAGGCTTTAAAACCACTCTAAAAGACGGTAGTATAGTGGAGAAAAATACAGTCGGAGAGCATGATTTTTCAGTTTCTAGAAAGATTAAAAATACCAGATTTGCCGATAGCGTCATAAGCGATGCAGAGCGTTTTGAGGCTATTAAAGAGGCGTCAAAAGAGGCTTTTGATGAGTACATCTCATATTTGGCAATTATCGGATTAAAAGGAAAATAA
- a CDS encoding GGDEF domain-containing protein encodes MATIGVSQIIKEAIGEMKIRGLAFTPENYSEVFNEVASKRGFTTEESAKLARYISRLSDDYRKQAQVAHIKSVEEFIAFVISRLNISTNKVVQNLCERENRIIKSYDAYAKRLLQALSILHNQNAEKLAKSNMANLNKKVDEGMIDAMREQWFGFISDYDESFLNFLKYYGVKSFGDLAAMMKELEGFLSVNDDSLYINIANLLFTMLTPALSKELDEELKQIKERIKKEPSCLNTDEVQESLRRIFSRRAELDRAEISEKITSLNGLLESINEKVVSLANSSHQSNAKMQGIKSDLNHIDVTAEAFEEIRIKLINIADMLESETKELGSHMDDNQVSISKLQQHIKMLEAELAAARAESNEDFLTKTATKRALMQELLNIEESYKRYGTDYSLCFLDIDHFKKINDTYGHDAGDVILSAVAKIFRKYSRKMDFVGRYGGEEFIILLPNTTLKDAVKFADKLRSIIENFKFVYKDERIDVKLSCGVATRSANISDTSTLENADKMLYAAKENGRNQVMPQIISGL; translated from the coding sequence ATGGCTACAATAGGTGTAAGTCAAATCATAAAAGAGGCTATCGGCGAAATGAAAATAAGGGGGCTTGCCTTTACCCCTGAGAATTATTCAGAAGTCTTTAATGAAGTGGCTTCTAAGCGAGGATTTACTACAGAGGAGAGCGCAAAGCTAGCTAGATATATATCTAGACTTAGTGATGATTATCGCAAACAAGCCCAAGTAGCTCATATAAAAAGCGTAGAGGAGTTTATAGCTTTTGTAATATCTAGGCTAAATATAAGCACAAATAAGGTCGTCCAAAACCTTTGCGAGCGTGAAAATCGCATAATAAAATCCTACGATGCTTATGCAAAAAGGCTGCTTCAAGCACTCAGTATACTACACAATCAAAACGCTGAAAAACTAGCCAAATCAAACATGGCAAATTTAAATAAGAAAGTCGATGAGGGCATGATAGATGCTATGCGTGAGCAGTGGTTTGGCTTTATAAGCGATTATGATGAGAGTTTTTTAAATTTCTTAAAATATTACGGCGTAAAGAGCTTTGGCGACTTAGCTGCTATGATGAAAGAGCTTGAAGGGTTTTTAAGTGTAAATGACGATAGCCTTTACATTAATATAGCAAATTTATTATTTACCATGCTTACTCCTGCGCTTTCAAAGGAGCTTGATGAGGAGCTAAAGCAGATTAAAGAGAGGATTAAAAAAGAACCATCTTGTTTGAACACAGATGAAGTGCAGGAGAGCTTAAGGCGGATTTTTAGTCGCAGGGCTGAGCTTGATAGGGCTGAAATATCCGAAAAAATCACCTCTTTAAATGGGCTTTTAGAAAGCATTAATGAAAAAGTAGTTTCTCTTGCAAACAGCTCCCATCAAAGTAATGCAAAAATGCAGGGCATAAAATCCGATTTAAATCACATTGATGTTACAGCTGAGGCTTTTGAGGAGATACGAATTAAGCTTATTAATATCGCTGATATGCTAGAGAGCGAGACAAAAGAGCTTGGCTCTCACATGGATGATAATCAAGTAAGCATATCAAAGCTTCAGCAGCATATAAAAATGCTTGAAGCAGAGCTGGCAGCTGCCAGGGCTGAGAGCAATGAGGATTTTTTAACTAAAACAGCCACAAAACGTGCGCTCATGCAAGAGCTTTTAAACATCGAGGAGAGTTATAAGCGCTACGGCACTGATTATTCTTTATGCTTTTTAGATATTGACCATTTTAAAAAGATAAATGATACTTACGGACATGACGCAGGCGATGTGATTCTTTCTGCGGTTGCTAAAATTTTTAGGAAATACTCCCGTAAAATGGACTTTGTGGGGCGATATGGCGGAGAGGAGTTTATCATACTTTTGCCAAATACAACCCTAAAAGACGCAGTTAAATTTGCTGATAAACTACGAAGCATTATAGAGAATTTTAAATTTGTCTACAAAGATGAGCGAATTGATGTCAAGCTAAGCTGCGGAGTGGCGACAAGAAGCGCAAATATAAGTGACACCTCTACCTTAGAAAATGCTGACAAAATGCTCTATGCAGCGAAAGAAAATGGTAGAAATCAGGTAATGCCACAGATTATTAGTGGGTTATGA
- a CDS encoding apolipoprotein N-acyltransferase — translation MLSLENRILRRYFSIKFIIKAFVGASLLSNSIFLSYFSSNLIQIISPFLTLTGLVCILKLPKQGYFWSGFFTGILWFYWVGFSFFYYGFGWAMPFAWAAFGLVYGAIFRFSAFASFMPLRAITLLVFSYIHPFGFNWFNLEATLVLGVFEPSIRGLIALFIAAIILASDKLPLKFRPILAIFALGFGLQFSFYEPNYLPFKVKLEQTQIPQNIKWEKSYQGYIVNDVIERINLAKKEGARLVIFPEAALPLYLLNSPSLSFLLKQLSHDIAIIVGALRSEDKTSYNSAFLFNNGKISVADKLVLVPFGEEVPLPEFAKDYINEIFYAGAKDLGKAKNVSDFDIDGNKIRIAICYEATKDELYVGAPKTMIAISNNAWFSLPELASSEPLLQRMLLKYYANKYKTTIYHSANASKSEIITPKKPLLNFELGLF, via the coding sequence TTGTTGTCCTTAGAAAATAGAATTTTAAGGCGATATTTTAGCATTAAATTTATAATAAAAGCCTTTGTCGGTGCCTCTTTGCTTTCAAATTCGATTTTTTTATCATACTTTAGCTCAAATTTAATCCAGATTATATCGCCATTTCTTACTCTAACTGGGCTTGTTTGTATACTAAAGCTGCCAAAACAAGGCTACTTTTGGAGTGGATTTTTCACTGGAATTTTGTGGTTTTACTGGGTAGGATTTAGCTTTTTTTATTATGGTTTTGGCTGGGCTATGCCATTTGCGTGGGCGGCATTTGGACTTGTTTATGGGGCAATTTTTAGGTTCTCAGCCTTTGCTAGCTTTATGCCACTACGAGCTATTACTCTGCTTGTTTTTAGCTACATCCACCCATTTGGCTTTAACTGGTTTAATCTAGAAGCCACCCTTGTGCTTGGAGTGTTTGAGCCTAGCATTAGGGGGCTAATAGCACTTTTTATAGCAGCTATTATTCTAGCAAGCGATAAATTGCCTTTAAAATTTCGTCCCATTTTAGCCATTTTTGCTCTTGGTTTTGGCTTACAGTTTAGCTTTTATGAACCAAATTACCTGCCTTTTAAGGTAAAGTTAGAACAAACCCAAATCCCTCAAAATATAAAATGGGAAAAAAGCTATCAAGGTTATATAGTAAACGACGTAATAGAAAGGATAAATTTAGCCAAAAAAGAGGGCGCGAGGCTTGTGATATTTCCTGAGGCGGCGCTGCCACTGTATCTTTTAAACTCACCTTCGCTTAGCTTTTTGCTTAAGCAGCTAAGCCACGATATTGCTATCATTGTGGGCGCTTTAAGAAGCGAGGATAAAACAAGCTATAACTCGGCATTTTTATTTAATAATGGCAAAATAAGCGTGGCTGATAAGCTCGTACTCGTACCATTTGGCGAGGAAGTGCCACTGCCTGAGTTTGCAAAAGATTACATAAATGAGATATTTTACGCTGGGGCAAAAGACCTTGGCAAGGCTAAAAATGTGAGTGATTTTGACATAGACGGCAATAAAATACGCATAGCCATATGCTACGAAGCCACAAAAGACGAGCTATACGTTGGTGCACCAAAAACGATGATAGCTATAAGCAACAATGCTTGGTTTAGCCTGCCAGAGCTTGCCTCAAGCGAGCCACTACTTCAAAGGATGCTTTTAAAATATTACGCAAATAAGTATAAAACCACCATCTACCACAGTGCAAATGCAAGCAAAAGCGAGATTATCACGCCTAAAAAGCCACTTTTAAATTTTGAGCTTGGATTATTTTAA
- the leuS gene encoding leucine--tRNA ligase — protein MGYEAKKIEKKWQEIWKNNKEFEPKEDYTLPKKYILSMFPYPSGRLHMGHVRNYSIGDACARFYRQQGFNVLHPIGFDSFGMPAENAAIKHKIHPRIWTYENIDYMLGEMDLLGLSFSKERVLATSDPLYTKWEQEFFIKMYERGLVYQKSAIVNWCEHDQTVLANEQVEDGCCWRCGNTVIQREMPGYYLKITDYADELLEGLKELSGHWPQQVLTMQENWIGKSNGLEFKFNLSEQSCSALKLEENSELCSFSVFTTRPDTIYGVSYIALSPEHSILRRALEVGLIDEATAEKIKKIQNQSPKERQASAKDGAFLNLYATHPLTGENVPIWFANFVLADYGSGAIMAVPAHDERDYEFAKAFGLEIKPVVAPEVGEASEFYGEYGVAINSPLINGLKTEAAKEKIISEFERLKIGKRVTNYKLRDWGISRQRYWGAPIPMVHCPHCGLVPESVENLPVALPDDVEITGEGNPLDKHPSWKECKCPKCGSDAVRETDTMDTFFQSNWYYARYASDPKTWESVALDKKSMQYWLGVDRYIGGIEHAILHLLYSRFFHKVARDMGYVPGNEPFLNLLTQGMVLKDGAKMSKSKGNTVDPDEIINKYGADTARLFILFAAPPQKELEWNDSAVEGAFRFLNRLYDRASVITPTKILPQIEHASLSKEEKYARLKVYEALKKANEVYSETFAFNTLIAACMEALNALGAQQNADVSTEGFWVLLNLLEPIVPHIACELSEELFGRANFGKLELKSEVFEKDSLNLAITINGKKRAEFEVASNLSEDEIISQAKIVASKWLEAKEIIKQIYVKNKLVNFVIKG, from the coding sequence ATGGGCTACGAAGCAAAAAAGATAGAGAAAAAATGGCAAGAGATTTGGAAAAATAATAAAGAATTTGAGCCAAAAGAGGACTATACTTTACCTAAAAAATATATTTTAAGCATGTTTCCATATCCTAGTGGACGGCTTCATATGGGGCATGTTAGAAATTATAGTATAGGCGATGCGTGCGCGAGATTTTACCGTCAGCAGGGCTTTAATGTCCTTCATCCAATCGGCTTTGACAGTTTTGGTATGCCAGCTGAAAATGCCGCCATAAAGCATAAAATTCACCCGAGAATTTGGACTTATGAAAATATAGATTATATGCTAGGAGAGATGGATTTATTAGGGCTTAGCTTTAGTAAAGAGCGTGTATTAGCCACTTCTGATCCGCTTTATACAAAGTGGGAACAGGAGTTTTTTATTAAAATGTATGAGCGCGGATTAGTCTATCAAAAAAGCGCAATAGTAAACTGGTGCGAGCATGACCAGACCGTCCTAGCCAACGAGCAAGTAGAGGACGGCTGTTGCTGGAGGTGCGGCAATACTGTAATCCAACGCGAAATGCCAGGATATTATCTAAAGATTACAGATTATGCAGATGAGCTTTTAGAGGGGCTAAAGGAGCTAAGCGGACACTGGCCGCAGCAGGTGCTAACCATGCAAGAAAATTGGATAGGCAAGAGCAATGGACTTGAGTTTAAATTTAATTTAAGCGAGCAAAGCTGTAGTGCACTTAAGCTTGAAGAAAATAGCGAGCTTTGCTCTTTTAGCGTATTTACTACACGTCCAGATACGATTTATGGCGTTAGTTATATAGCTTTGTCGCCAGAACACAGCATTTTAAGGCGTGCTTTAGAGGTTGGATTAATAGACGAAGCTACGGCAGAAAAGATAAAGAAAATCCAAAACCAAAGCCCAAAAGAACGCCAAGCAAGCGCTAAAGATGGAGCGTTTTTAAATTTATACGCCACCCATCCGCTAACTGGCGAAAATGTGCCGATCTGGTTTGCAAATTTCGTCCTAGCTGATTACGGCAGTGGGGCTATTATGGCAGTACCTGCCCATGATGAGAGGGATTATGAGTTTGCCAAGGCTTTTGGGCTAGAGATTAAGCCAGTTGTAGCCCCAGAAGTCGGCGAAGCTAGCGAATTTTACGGCGAATACGGCGTGGCTATAAACTCACCGCTTATTAACGGGCTAAAAACCGAAGCCGCAAAAGAGAAAATTATAAGCGAGTTTGAGCGGCTAAAAATCGGCAAAAGAGTGACAAACTATAAGCTAAGAGACTGGGGCATCAGCCGTCAGCGATACTGGGGTGCGCCTATACCTATGGTGCATTGTCCGCATTGTGGGCTAGTGCCTGAGAGCGTGGAAAATCTGCCAGTAGCTCTGCCTGATGATGTAGAAATCACAGGGGAGGGCAATCCGCTAGATAAGCACCCAAGCTGGAAAGAGTGCAAATGCCCAAAATGCGGTAGCGACGCCGTGCGCGAGACAGATACTATGGATACCTTTTTTCAAAGCAACTGGTATTACGCCCGCTATGCAAGCGATCCAAAGACATGGGAAAGTGTTGCGCTTGATAAAAAGAGTATGCAGTACTGGTTGGGCGTAGACCGCTATATCGGTGGCATAGAACATGCTATACTTCACCTGCTTTATTCACGCTTTTTCCATAAGGTCGCTAGAGATATGGGCTATGTGCCTGGAAATGAGCCGTTTTTAAATTTGCTTACTCAAGGCATGGTGCTAAAAGATGGTGCAAAAATGAGCAAAAGCAAGGGCAATACCGTAGACCCAGATGAGATAATAAATAAATACGGTGCCGATACCGCACGGCTTTTTATCCTTTTTGCTGCGCCGCCACAAAAGGAGCTTGAGTGGAATGATAGTGCGGTTGAGGGTGCGTTTAGATTTTTAAACCGCCTTTATGATAGGGCAAGCGTAATTACCCCAACTAAAATTTTGCCACAGATAGAGCACGCAAGCTTAAGTAAAGAGGAAAAATATGCGCGCTTAAAGGTTTATGAAGCACTTAAAAAGGCAAATGAAGTCTATAGTGAGACCTTTGCTTTTAATACCTTAATAGCCGCTTGCATGGAGGCGTTAAACGCTTTAGGCGCTCAGCAAAATGCAGACGTTAGCACGGAGGGCTTTTGGGTGCTTTTAAATTTACTTGAGCCTATCGTGCCTCATATTGCTTGCGAGCTAAGCGAGGAGCTATTTGGTAGAGCAAACTTTGGTAAGCTTGAGCTTAAGAGCGAAGTCTTTGAGAAAGATAGCCTAAATTTAGCCATTACTATTAATGGCAAAAAGCGTGCAGAGTTTGAAGTGGCTTCAAATTTAAGCGAGGATGAGATAATATCTCAGGCAAAAATAGTGGCTAGTAAGTGGCTAGAAGCAAAAGAGATTATAAAACAAATTTATGTTAAAAATAAACTGGTAAACTTCGTTATAAAAGGATAG
- the secD gene encoding protein translocase subunit SecD produces MQKLNLKLVIFLAALILGVGFSMPSFLQTKAGAKISLGLDLQGGLHMLLGVQTDEALRSKIKSIASSINYYSKKEDILIDKLRSSDESVSFELLDGDDEPKIESMLKEIKGLAIHKDGLKYTINLTDEEKVATVEYAISQAVETIRNRLDQFGLAEPTVAKQGGGNILVELPGIKSQADEQRARELIAKAAHLQLMALDEKRQDRVYELSEAEASSYGDIIYPDVKNPNRKYLLQAIPVLDGAMLTDARVAFSQQNNQPVINFTLNSEGARIFGDFTGSNVGKHLAIVLDGKVYSAPVINERIGGGSGQISGGFSVDEAHDVAIALRSGALLAPVKMLERRSIGPSLGAESIQKSLIALCGAMFLVMVFMVLYYGVSGIFANIALIANIFIIISVMAFFGATLTLPGMAGVVLTIGMAVDANVIINERIRELLREGASIKQAIARGYEHAMTAIIDANFTTFITVAVLYAYGTGPIKGFAVTMSIGILASMLTAILGTRGIFDYFLPRIEKSANTSFWFGYKRSK; encoded by the coding sequence ATGCAAAAATTAAACTTAAAGCTAGTGATTTTCCTAGCAGCTCTGATTTTAGGAGTGGGGTTTAGTATGCCTAGCTTTTTGCAGACTAAGGCTGGGGCGAAAATATCGCTCGGACTTGATTTACAAGGCGGGCTACACATGCTTTTAGGCGTGCAAACCGATGAGGCTTTGCGCTCTAAGATAAAATCAATTGCCTCTAGCATTAATTACTACTCAAAAAAAGAGGATATTTTAATAGACAAGCTTAGAAGTAGTGATGAGAGCGTGAGCTTTGAGCTGCTTGATGGTGATGACGAGCCAAAAATTGAGTCTATGCTAAAAGAGATAAAAGGGCTAGCAATACATAAAGATGGGCTTAAATATACTATAAATTTAACCGACGAGGAAAAAGTGGCGACTGTGGAGTATGCCATATCTCAAGCGGTGGAGACTATTAGAAATCGCCTCGATCAGTTTGGACTTGCTGAACCAACTGTAGCAAAGCAAGGTGGAGGAAATATCCTAGTCGAGCTTCCTGGTATAAAAAGCCAAGCCGACGAACAGCGTGCACGTGAGCTAATCGCAAAGGCGGCTCATTTGCAGCTTATGGCGCTTGACGAGAAGCGTCAGGATAGGGTTTATGAGCTAAGCGAAGCCGAGGCTAGTAGCTACGGGGATATAATCTATCCAGATGTAAAAAATCCAAACAGAAAGTACCTGCTTCAGGCAATTCCAGTGCTAGATGGCGCCATGCTAACAGACGCTAGAGTGGCGTTTTCTCAGCAAAATAATCAGCCTGTGATAAACTTTACCCTAAACTCAGAGGGCGCTAGGATATTTGGCGATTTTACAGGCTCAAATGTCGGTAAACACCTAGCTATCGTGCTTGATGGCAAGGTTTATAGCGCCCCTGTGATAAATGAGCGTATAGGTGGTGGTAGTGGACAGATAAGCGGCGGCTTTAGTGTAGATGAGGCTCACGATGTGGCTATTGCACTTAGAAGCGGTGCGTTACTAGCCCCTGTAAAAATGCTAGAACGCCGAAGCATAGGGCCAAGCTTAGGGGCTGAGAGCATACAAAAAAGCCTAATTGCACTTTGTGGAGCTATGTTTTTGGTTATGGTTTTTATGGTGCTATATTATGGTGTATCTGGGATTTTTGCAAATATAGCCTTAATCGCAAATATTTTTATAATTATAAGCGTAATGGCGTTTTTTGGGGCGACGCTTACACTGCCAGGCATGGCTGGAGTTGTGCTTACTATAGGTATGGCAGTTGATGCAAACGTGATAATAAATGAACGAATTCGTGAGCTTTTAAGAGAGGGTGCTAGTATAAAGCAGGCCATAGCCAGAGGATATGAACACGCCATGACTGCTATAATAGATGCAAATTTTACGACATTTATTACTGTAGCTGTACTTTATGCTTACGGAACTGGGCCTATTAAGGGCTTTGCGGTAACTATGAGTATAGGCATACTTGCCTCTATGCTTACTGCTATTTTAGGTACTAGGGGGATATTTGATTATTTCTTGCCACGCATTGAAAAAAGCGCAAATACCTCGTTTTGGTTTGGTTATAAAAGGAGCAAGTGA
- the secF gene encoding protein translocase subunit SecF, whose amino-acid sequence MQIFSKSKVYDFMRIRYASLTLSAVLFVGSLFLIATKGLNYGIDFAGGTLIQVKYNTPAPLEKIRQALAKDDVFKGALVTEFGSNEEVVIRFSGSSSNLSQDVGEAVASLLKETGEPEIRRVDIVGPKVGNELREKGAMALIISFIAVLFYIAWRFEWRFALATIAAEIHDIVITIGAISLFDIDVNLDTLAAVLTVLGYSLNDTIIIFDRIRSGIKDSKSTDITTIINESVSATLSRTLLTSGTTMMTVLVLFFFGGDMIHGFSFVLMVGILAGTISSIYIASPFLIWFKFNVDKFRASEAAKIKAKKERERERAMYEKGVV is encoded by the coding sequence ATGCAGATTTTCTCAAAGTCAAAAGTTTATGATTTTATGCGTATTCGCTATGCTTCGCTTACGCTTTCTGCTGTATTATTTGTAGGCTCTTTGTTTTTGATTGCTACAAAGGGGCTAAATTATGGTATAGACTTTGCTGGTGGCACTTTAATACAGGTAAAATATAATACTCCTGCACCCCTTGAAAAAATACGCCAAGCTCTTGCAAAAGATGATGTGTTTAAGGGGGCTTTGGTTACTGAGTTTGGCTCAAATGAAGAGGTTGTAATACGTTTTTCTGGTAGTAGCTCAAATTTATCCCAAGACGTGGGCGAGGCTGTAGCTAGCCTTCTTAAGGAGACCGGAGAGCCTGAGATACGCCGTGTGGATATAGTTGGACCAAAGGTGGGAAACGAGCTTAGAGAAAAAGGCGCAATGGCTCTTATTATCTCCTTTATTGCTGTGCTTTTTTATATAGCATGGCGATTTGAGTGGAGATTTGCTCTAGCTACTATAGCGGCTGAGATACATGATATTGTTATAACTATAGGCGCTATTAGCCTTTTTGATATAGATGTCAATCTAGATACACTAGCTGCTGTACTTACTGTGCTAGGATATTCGTTAAATGATACTATTATCATTTTTGACCGCATTAGAAGTGGGATTAAAGATAGTAAAAGCACAGATATCACCACTATAATAAATGAGTCTGTTTCGGCTACTCTTTCTCGTACGCTGTTAACCTCTGGTACAACCATGATGACCGTGCTTGTGCTATTTTTCTTTGGGGGGGATATGATACACGGATTTTCATTTGTGCTAATGGTGGGTATATTAGCTGGCACGATTAGCTCTATTTATATAGCTTCGCCATTTTTGATATGGTTTAAATTTAATGTTGATAAATTTAGAGCCAGCGAAGCTGCTAAGATTAAAGCGAAAAAAGAGCGCGAAAGAGAGCGTGCTATGTATGAAAAAGGTGTGGTTTAA